A portion of the Pseudoalteromonas galatheae genome contains these proteins:
- a CDS encoding GNAT family N-acetyltransferase — protein sequence MKIRAATINDLTTLLDLEQQVIEAERPYNAAIKSQDAKYYDLEKLLTCSNTLVVVGVVSEQIVATGYVQIRASKQQLQHSQHGYLGFMYVTPEHRGKGLNQEIMEHLIAWCKTQNVNDFYLDVYSSNAAAIRAYEKAGFTPCLLEMKLHL from the coding sequence AACCACACTTCTAGACTTAGAACAGCAAGTGATCGAAGCGGAGCGTCCGTATAACGCAGCAATCAAATCGCAAGACGCCAAATACTATGATCTTGAAAAATTACTCACTTGTTCGAATACGTTAGTGGTTGTTGGAGTAGTGTCAGAGCAAATAGTGGCGACAGGGTATGTGCAGATCAGAGCATCGAAACAGCAGCTACAACATTCGCAGCATGGTTATCTTGGTTTTATGTATGTAACACCTGAGCATCGTGGTAAAGGTTTGAATCAAGAGATCATGGAGCACTTAATCGCTTGGTGTAAAACCCAAAACGTCAACGATTTTTACCTTGATGTATACAGTAGTAACGCCGCAGCAATTCGCGCGTATGAAAAAGCGGGATTTACACCTTGCCTGCTGGAAATGAAGCTACACCTCTAG
- a CDS encoding TetR/AcrR family transcriptional regulator produces MNKGERTRQTILEQGMRFSSQYGLIEVTIGSMAKLCGLSRSGLISHFDSKEDMQLAILDYCEDQFMLHVVAPARHQDPLVQLKMLFSIWADWTRELFNEPHSTCPFIKALVEFNCHTDSPIHTKVTEQHNRLFSYIKHKIVQGIESGIFHPELDAQCAAYELYNLYLGHAIAKNTVLTEHASELFKRNIEHLLESYQADPKTRSASA; encoded by the coding sequence ATGAATAAAGGCGAGAGAACGAGACAAACCATTTTAGAGCAAGGTATGCGCTTTAGTAGCCAATATGGCTTGATAGAAGTCACTATTGGTTCTATGGCAAAGCTTTGTGGCTTGTCTCGCAGCGGGCTTATCTCGCATTTTGACAGTAAAGAAGATATGCAGTTGGCGATCCTCGATTACTGTGAAGATCAATTTATGCTGCATGTCGTCGCACCGGCACGACACCAAGATCCCCTTGTACAACTCAAGATGCTCTTTTCTATTTGGGCCGACTGGACTCGTGAACTATTTAATGAGCCACATTCAACTTGCCCGTTTATCAAAGCGTTGGTTGAGTTTAATTGCCATACAGACAGCCCGATTCATACCAAAGTTACCGAGCAACATAACCGATTATTTAGCTATATTAAGCATAAAATTGTGCAAGGGATAGAAAGCGGTATTTTTCATCCTGAGCTTGATGCGCAGTGCGCGGCGTACGAGCTATACAACTTGTATCTAGGCCATGCGATAGCGAAAAATACGGTACTAACAGAACATGCCAGCGAGTTGTTTAAACGTAATATTGAGCACTTACTTGAAAGTTATCAAGCTGATCCAAAAACACGGAGCGCATCTGCATGA
- a CDS encoding GNAT family N-acetyltransferase: MIEIISTPNRDIVEQLTELYIATFSAPPRNEEIDQAAIRLLMEKEIEEGEVRVIFDDSTQQLIGSLSLVPIAHFKDKARFDLTSGLYISNFMVDANIRGKGIGKQLLQDTLAATRQPIHTRCRVDALAVNHLFQRHGFKLIANYTTIMNNSVAARNIYTYQAE; this comes from the coding sequence ATGATTGAAATAATCTCTACCCCAAACCGCGATATTGTTGAGCAGCTTACTGAGCTATACATCGCGACTTTTTCAGCGCCGCCACGTAATGAAGAAATAGACCAAGCAGCCATTCGCTTGCTTATGGAAAAGGAAATCGAAGAAGGCGAAGTACGCGTTATTTTTGATGATTCAACACAGCAACTTATTGGTAGTTTGTCGCTAGTGCCAATCGCGCATTTTAAAGATAAGGCGCGCTTTGATCTTACGTCAGGCCTCTATATTTCGAACTTTATGGTTGATGCAAATATTCGCGGCAAAGGAATTGGCAAGCAATTACTGCAAGACACCTTAGCCGCTACTCGCCAACCTATCCACACTCGTTGTCGAGTAGATGCCTTAGCGGTGAATCATCTATTTCAGCGCCATGGCTTTAAATTGATTGCTAATTACACAACAATCATGAATAACTCGGTTGCGGCACGTAATATCTACACCTATCAAGCTGAATAA
- the corA gene encoding magnesium/cobalt transporter CorA encodes MLRFFSIEHGVISEMEPSADTPIEIAIKNAHWIDTINPTEEERVALANTLNITLPGADDVEEIEASSRCFIDSEGLHVHALFMSPNDGRFNTVTVACLLQKNCLLTIRDDELADFRLLRLRARKGQVACDNPKQLLVTLFDQKVENHADMLEDMHHQLEKLSAYVLEEEDSDLEEAVSRISRLEDANGKVRLCLMDTQRNISFLMRHVGVQSEERETLREVTRDIETLMSHCAFLFDKVNFLMDSTQGFINIEQNQIIKTFSIASVVFLPPTVVASVYGMNFNNMPELNWAWGYPFAIAIMLLSGFAPYLFFKHKGWL; translated from the coding sequence ATGCTGAGGTTTTTTTCGATTGAACACGGTGTAATTTCCGAAATGGAACCAAGCGCCGACACCCCGATTGAAATAGCGATCAAAAACGCCCATTGGATAGATACTATTAATCCCACTGAGGAGGAGCGAGTTGCCCTTGCAAACACGCTAAATATTACCCTTCCTGGTGCGGATGACGTAGAGGAAATTGAAGCCTCTTCGCGCTGTTTTATCGACAGCGAAGGTCTGCATGTACACGCTTTGTTTATGTCTCCCAATGATGGGCGTTTTAATACGGTGACCGTGGCCTGCTTATTACAAAAGAACTGCTTATTAACCATTCGTGATGACGAGCTTGCGGATTTTAGATTGCTGCGACTACGTGCGCGTAAAGGGCAAGTGGCGTGCGATAACCCAAAACAGCTGTTAGTGACTTTGTTCGATCAAAAAGTCGAAAACCACGCGGATATGCTTGAGGATATGCACCACCAGCTTGAAAAGCTCAGTGCCTATGTACTTGAGGAAGAAGACTCAGATCTAGAAGAAGCCGTTAGTCGTATTTCAAGGCTAGAAGATGCCAATGGTAAAGTGCGCTTATGTTTGATGGATACGCAGCGCAATATCTCGTTTTTAATGCGTCATGTGGGGGTGCAATCTGAGGAGCGAGAAACGCTACGGGAAGTCACACGAGATATCGAAACCTTAATGTCGCACTGCGCCTTTCTCTTCGATAAAGTGAATTTTTTGATGGATTCTACGCAGGGTTTTATCAATATCGAACAAAACCAAATTATTAAAACCTTCTCCATTGCCTCTGTCGTATTTTTGCCACCCACTGTGGTTGCCAGTGTGTATGGAATGAATTTTAATAATATGCCAGAGCTAAACTGGGCATGGGGCTACCCTTTTGCCATTGCTATTATGCTACTGTCTGGTTTTGCGCCTTACCTATTCTTTAAACACAAAGGTTGGCTGTGA